One genomic segment of Longimicrobiaceae bacterium includes these proteins:
- a CDS encoding peptide chain release factor 3 codes for MSNLHDEVRRRRTFAIISHPDAGKTTLTEKLLLYGGAIHLAGSVKARRTARHATSDWMQMEQERGISVTSSVLQFEYQGRAINLLDTPGHQDFSEDTYRTLMAADSAVMLLDNRKGVEEQTRKLFEVCRLRKTPVFTFVNKCDRPGADPLQLLDDVERELGMRCYPVMWPITAGDKFLGVYDRAERRIYLFDRGEDHGQTRAGSRIGSLDDPGVREMLGEQAHDQLMNDIELLDMAGSEFSREEFLAGEVSPTFFGSALTNFGVEPFLQTFLELAPSPTPRQSSEGLVEPEDPAFTGFVFKIQANMDPKHRDRIAFVRVCSGRFEANMQVRHVRTGKPLRLAAPTQFLARERTHIEEAWAGDVIGIHDRGNLRIGDTLSANGELEFQGIPRFSPEHFARIFIADPMRRKQLDVGLQQLSEEGAAQVFYTESLTGPSPIVGAVGRLQFDVLLHRLEHEYGVPARLEPMSFRFARWVEGPLAEVERVATGGYGRALVYDSKHKPLILFDSEWTMKTTIDREKDLAFHDVAP; via the coding sequence TGAGCAACCTGCACGACGAGGTCCGCCGCCGGCGGACCTTTGCCATTATCAGCCACCCCGACGCGGGGAAGACCACGCTCACCGAGAAGCTGCTTCTCTACGGCGGGGCCATCCACCTGGCGGGGAGCGTAAAGGCACGCCGCACGGCCCGCCACGCCACCTCCGACTGGATGCAGATGGAGCAGGAGCGCGGCATCTCCGTGACCTCCAGCGTGCTCCAGTTCGAGTACCAGGGGCGCGCCATCAACCTGCTGGACACGCCTGGCCACCAGGACTTCTCCGAAGACACGTACCGCACCCTCATGGCCGCCGACAGCGCCGTGATGCTGCTCGACAACCGCAAGGGCGTCGAGGAGCAGACGCGCAAGCTGTTCGAGGTGTGCCGGCTGCGGAAGACGCCCGTGTTCACCTTCGTGAACAAGTGCGACCGGCCCGGCGCCGACCCGCTCCAGCTCCTGGACGACGTGGAGCGCGAGCTGGGCATGCGCTGCTACCCGGTCATGTGGCCCATCACGGCGGGCGACAAGTTCCTGGGCGTGTACGACCGCGCCGAGCGCCGCATCTACCTCTTCGACCGCGGCGAGGACCACGGGCAGACGCGCGCCGGCTCGCGCATCGGCAGCCTGGACGATCCGGGCGTGCGGGAGATGCTGGGCGAGCAGGCGCACGACCAGCTCATGAACGACATCGAGCTGCTGGACATGGCGGGCTCGGAGTTCAGCCGCGAGGAGTTCCTGGCGGGCGAGGTCTCTCCCACCTTCTTCGGCAGCGCGCTCACCAACTTCGGCGTGGAGCCCTTCCTCCAGACGTTCCTGGAGCTGGCCCCCTCGCCCACGCCGCGGCAGTCCAGCGAAGGCCTGGTGGAGCCCGAGGACCCGGCGTTCACGGGCTTCGTGTTCAAGATCCAGGCGAACATGGACCCCAAGCACCGCGACCGCATCGCCTTCGTGCGCGTGTGCTCCGGGCGTTTCGAGGCGAACATGCAGGTCAGGCACGTGCGCACAGGCAAGCCTCTCCGGCTGGCCGCGCCCACGCAGTTCCTGGCACGCGAGCGCACGCACATCGAAGAGGCGTGGGCGGGCGACGTGATCGGCATCCACGACCGCGGAAACCTGCGCATCGGCGACACGCTTTCGGCCAACGGGGAGCTGGAGTTCCAGGGGATCCCGCGGTTCTCGCCGGAGCACTTCGCCCGCATCTTCATCGCCGATCCCATGCGCCGCAAGCAGCTGGACGTGGGCCTCCAGCAGCTCTCGGAAGAGGGCGCGGCGCAGGTCTTCTACACCGAGTCGCTCACAGGCCCCTCGCCCATCGTGGGCGCCGTGGGCCGCCTCCAGTTCGACGTGCTGCTGCACCGGCTGGAGCACGAGTACGGCGTGCCGGCGCGCCTGGAGCCCATGTCGTTCCGCTTCGCGCGCTGGGTCGAGGGCCCCCTCGCCGAGGTGGAGCGCGTCGCCACCGGCGGCTACGGCCGCGCCCTCGTGTACGACTCCAAGCACAAGCCGCTGATCCTGTTCGACAGCGAGTGGACGATGAAGACCACCATCGACCGCGAGAAGGACCTCGCCTTCCACGACGTCGCCCCGTAG